The following proteins are co-located in the Poecile atricapillus isolate bPoeAtr1 chromosome 2, bPoeAtr1.hap1, whole genome shotgun sequence genome:
- the HGH1 gene encoding protein HGH1 homolog, producing MAETMAEPKSEEAAAAAALSELTALLSPSSPAAPAAAEAALALSGSASGRAMLAGHPEALAALAASASRGCEAALGALVNASSEAAALEPLLAALPSLVPLLASSGGACGVLANLCRAPGAGPAVLRALGAGAQALLPALSAEPPPEELGALLWNLSRDRMGREMLMERSGRAVRRILELLRDPERAELRRGAAGALRNCCFQHEHHEWLLSSEVDALPFLLLPLAASQELPPEETEQLPVDLQFLPPEHRREEDPEIRKMLLETLMLLSATKAGRSHLRSNGSYLVLRELHQQEKNPEVLSACQKLIEVLIADEPEEGMENLLEVTIPEELERRFKEEDEEEERRRKEREREEEETSR from the exons ATGGCGGAGACGATGGCGGAGCCCAAGAgcgaggaggcggcggcggccgcggctcTGTCGGAGCTGACGGCGCTGCTCTCCCCGTCctcccccgccgctcccgccgcggcCGAAGCCGCTCTGGCCCTTTCCGGCAGCGCCTCGGGCCGGGCGATGCTGGCGGGACACCCCGAGGCCTTAGCGGCCTTGGCAGCCTCGGCCTCGCGTGGATGCGAGGCCGCTTTGGGCGCTTTGGTGAACGCGTCCTCCGAGGCCGCGGCGCTGGAGCCGCTCCTGGCCGCGCTCCCTTCTCTGGTGCCGCTGCTGGCGAGCTCCGGAGGGGCCTGCGGGGTTTTGGCCAATCTGTGCCGGGCtcccggagcggggccggccgTGCTGAGGGCGCTGGGAGCCGGAGCTCAGGCGCTGCTGCCGGCCCTGagcgcggagccgccgccggaGGAACTCGGGGCGCTGCTCTGGAACCTGAGCCGGGACAGGATGGGAAGGGAGATGCTGATGGAGAGATCAGG GCGCGCGGTGAGACggatcctggagctgctgagggaccCGGAACGCGCGGAGCTGCGGCGAGGAGCGGCCGGAGCCCTGCGGAACTGCTGCTTCCAACACG agcaccACGAGTGGCTGCTGAGCTCCGAGGTTGACGCGCTCCCGTTCCTGCTGCTCCCGCTCGCCGCATCCCAGGAATTGCCTCCGGAAGAGACGGAAC AGCTTCCCGTGGATTTGCAGTTCCTGCCTCCGGAGCATCGCCGGGAAGAGGATCCGGAGATCCGGAAAATGCTCCTGGAAACGCTGATGCTG CTCTCGGCCACCAAAGCCGGGCGGTCCCACCTGAGGTCCAACGGTTCCTACCTGGTTCTCCGTGAGCTCCACCAGCAGGAGAAGAACCCCGAGGTCCTCAGCGCCTGCCAGAAGCTCATTGAG GTGCTGATCGCGGACGAGCCCGAGGAGGGCATGGAGAACCTCCTGGAGGTGACAAttcctgaggagctggagaggaggttcaaggaggaggatgaggaggaggagaggaggaggaaggaacgGGAACGGGAAGAGGAGGAGACGTCGAGGTGA